A single Pan troglodytes isolate AG18354 chromosome X, NHGRI_mPanTro3-v2.0_pri, whole genome shotgun sequence DNA region contains:
- the LOC134809303 gene encoding uncharacterized protein LOC134809303, producing MGEQKQKSEGNLRATASITPKCVSPECRFHGVAPSLGPVMPNPAKEKYPEELTEGQPSNLSLSQEMKELYQQQRAVGEGKRWGSSKLTDEREKGPVRASELHLTPCRLPRLSAAAPARRPAGQPARSPFLLAVASGPEAVRRGRPLAPLIGRVARPVTLFCLSRQRLKATAAARRAELEGGRSLGCLGNRAASTRLPLAGRSCALARSGSPGSLSGRGGARDPVPLQSYGDRKAKQSCGRGSTCCPPVEHRSSKPNPNLNSVRRIAELVGRGSPGGNVRGMSGSAGGTLACVQKMGEGIFRLATVEAVEGRYQVFR from the exons ATGGGGGAGCAGAAGCAAAAGTCTGAAGGAAACCTAAGAGCAACTGCCAGCATCACCCCTAAGTGTGTGAG CCCTGAATGCCGTTTCCATGGAGTTGCTCCTTCTCTGGGGCCAGTGATGCCAAATCCAGCAAAGGAGAAGTACCCTGAAGAGCTCACAGAAGGGCAACCTAGCAACCTGTCCTTGAGCCAGGAAATGAAAGAGCTATATCAGCAACAGAGAGCTGTG ggagaagggaagagatggGGTAGCAGCAAACTCACGGATGAAAGGGAAAAGGGCCCAGTCCGTGCGTCCGAGCTGCACTTGACGCCGTGCCGCCTCCCGCGCCTGTCTGCCGCAGCCCCCGCCCGCCGGCCCGCCGGCCAACCGGCCCGCTCCCCCTTCTTGCTAGCAGTAGCTTCGGGGCCGGAGGCTGTGCGGCGAGGCCGCCCCCTCGCCCCGCTGATTGGCCGCGTCGCCCGGCCCGTCACGCTCTTTTGTCTCAGTCGCCAGAGACTGAAAGCAACCGCGGCTGCCCGGAGGGCCGAACTGGAGGGTGGGCGCAGCCTTGGCTGCCTTGGGAACCGTGCTGCCTCGACTCGGCTACCCCTCGCTGGGCGGTCGTGCGCACTCGCTAGGTCGGGCAGCCCCGGGTCGCTTAGCGGCCGAGGAGGCGCCAGAGATCCCGTTCCCCTGCAGAGCTATGGGGACCGGAAGGCGAAACAGAGCTGTGGACGCGGGAGCACATGCTGCCCACCAGTGGAGCACAG GTCATCAAAGCCGAATCCGAACTTGAATTCTGTGCGGCGGATTGCAGAGCTGGTAGGGCGAGGGTCTCCCGGAGGAAATGTAAGGGGGATGAGCGGGAGTGCAGGAGGCACTTTGGCTTGCGTTCAGAAGATGGGAGAGGGAATTTTCCGCCTGGCGACAGTGGAGGCGGTGGAGGGGAGGTATCAGGTTTTCAGATGA